Below is a window of Perca flavescens isolate YP-PL-M2 chromosome 12, PFLA_1.0, whole genome shotgun sequence DNA.
CCACAACAGGTAAACACAGTGAGGAAATGAATTTGAATAAATGACTTAGGACACAGCTGTACAATTGGAAAGTTAATCCTGTTTCCATGACGATGATTTGTCTTTAAAAGGCCAGTGCATTCTGTTGTGTAATTTCTCCATAATCACCTCTAAAAGCAGAGATCCAGTGTGAGGATATGGTGTCTCTGAGCAGCCTGTAACACACACAAGCTGTATGGAGTCACCTTAAAGATACTGGAGGACAAACAACCATATGTGCTGTAATTAAAGTAAACATTTACCAACTCTGCTTATTTAGAGGTTCTGAAACTTGTTGTGTCTCTAACTTCTCATTGTCGTTCTCCAGACTTGTCTTTAGTTCTCTTATATCTTCCCCATTAACTGATACTGTgagcttttctttttaatttggttCAAGACAAAGGAATTATTGGTGCCTAAAATTCATTATGATAACCAATTACTGACAAGCTGTTTGAACACAGACAGTATATGTGAGGCTCCAGTGGGATCAATTTACTTGTAACTTCTGATGGCTGTCAAAACATCCTCTGAAAGAGACATACCAAAGTTTGTGTTGTCTTACTAAATGAGGGAAATattaatatttcatgtttttgaaACCTGCTGCTGAAAATAATGATCAAAACATCCTTCTTGTCGTGAgttcaaaatgaaatgcaatACATACACATGATCTATTTATAGTGATAAACTAGCCTACAATACAATCCCAGTCTTTTATTGTTTATACACTTTGAGAGAGCTCCTTGAAAAGATATGTTTCCTGTGGTTGTAAATGCTGATATAGAAGATAGAAGACTTTTTGAATGTGGATGGGACCTTGGTTTATCCTGAATTTATCTTCTGCAGACGGCAGATCGTCTGAAGATTTTGATCGGCTACTAAATGGCTCTTTTGGTAAGATTGTTTTTGACAACTGCTGTTTCCAAGGCAAACAATGAACTTTCAAATATTAAATTTGTTATTACTAAATTACAACGCTAACATGTTGATGTACAGGAACTATGTTTGCCATGTTAACTATCtttgtttagcatgttagcatgctaacattagctaattagcactaaacacaaggcCCAACtgtggctgatgggaatgtcatttgttttgcaggtattcGGTCATGAATGAAATATCAGTCAAATGACATTTTTCTACTGACTAAATGAAAAGTCAGGAGATCCCTTAAGTTCTTACATTTCACCCTGAGGGGGACAgtaatgtctgtacaaaatgtcatggcaatccaccCAATTGTTAACGCAACATTTGAAGTTGGTGTAATAAAGGTTTCTGTTTAAGTGGAGGGAAATTAATCAGTCAAGTGCAGAGCAGTGAATACTACCCAGTGCTTACGGTGTTCAAATTTGATGATCAACGGTGTCAAAGGCAGCTCTGATGtctaaaatgataaaaaaaatgagcAATTTGCTGCATCCACTTTTCAAAGAATGACATCATCattattcaaaataaaagcaggtGCTCCCCACTTAGTGTgacagcagcttcacatcaAACTCTCCTGCACCAATTTGTGTAAATGACAACCATTCAGAGGTACCTTATTTGAAAACGCTGATGTCTGTCCAGCATCACCGAAAATGCAGTGGAGAGGACTCTTtgaaaagattattattattattatacagtatgcATAACCCATCTCATCTTGCATATTTTGTAATCGTACTGAAAATTGaatcatgaaaaaaaataattgaaagttCAAAGAGTTATATTGAATTCAAATTGGAAAGACAAGACTGAACCATCTGACTCTAGCTATCCAAGTTAAGTGTAATTTATCACCATTCACAACTAATGATAAAGATTACAGTTTAGAAAATGGTTTAAAATCCATCCACCCAGGTTTATCAGTTAACACTTCACTTTAACCTTCccattttcaaataaataacagtaggcctatatgaacACTTAATAACTAGTTTATAACACTCTGTTGTTATGAGCAGATAAAAGCACATTTTAAGTGCTCATTTAGAATTTGTCCAATAACATTAACTTCTAGTTGTTGCTGCTGCAAAACAGATAGTCCTACATGCAACTATAGACTTTAAATAGTTCACTGCTTGGATACATTAATGAACACTTACTTAATTTGTCCTAATCTCAGTTTACAGCGACAATATAGTGTTCTGTGTCCAATATACAACTTATTAATGCTAGATACAAGAAAAATAGGCGACTTGCAGTCCATCAAATAAAGGACCGTCATAAAGGACCTGTGGTCATAAAGGACCGTGTTGTTTAGATGATCTTTTATAGCTGTGGTCATGGGGTTTTGTGGGTTGAACATTAAGGAGGAAATACAATCAAGTTAATATGATCACAGGATCTTTTGACAGCTGACCTCTGCTCAACAAGGAGGCAACAAAAAGAGACCACAGAGCTATTGATTAAGACAACACAGCCTCGTCTGTCTCTGCTGGACTCTTCACTTCAGTGCTTGTAATGACACACCCAACAAAAATCATTTCTGACCTACATAGAGGGTCAGCCACCATTTGTCAGTTCACAACTGCAGCCTGCCACACATCAAACAGGCGGTCACCTCCTTGTTTTTTCGAACTAAAATACAATTTCTCTAAAGATGTTCAACCcccctctccgtgaaccatcaccttatcgtggtggagaggtttgtgtgtctctgtgaacctgagggctgtgttgtctggagctttgtgctcctggtagggtctcccaaggcaaaggggtctcaggtgaggggccagacaaagaatggttcaaaaaccccaatgaaaaagctaagcagagatggagtgaccctgcccggaggaagcccggggcccccgtctggagccaggcccagacggtgggctcgtcggcgaagcgcctggtggcgggtttgccacggagcccggccgggcacagcccgaacaagctacgtggcaactccctctccatcccatgggcccaccacctgtgggaggaaccgttggggtcgggtgcgatgccacatgggtggcagtgaaggtcaggggcctcgacggaccagacccgggcagcagacgctggctctggggacgtggaacgtcacctctctgtggggaaggagccggaactggtgcgggaggtggagcgctaccggttagatctggtggggcttacctctcacgcacagtcttggttctggaaccatactcctggataggggttggactcttttcttctccggagttgcccagggtgtgaggcgccgggcgggtgtggggatactcacaagtccccggctgagcgccgctgtgttggagtttaccccagtggacgagagggtcgcctcccacgcctgcgggttgtgggggaaaactctgactgttgtttgtgcatatgcaccaaacaggagttcggagtattcggccttcttggagaccttgactggagtcctgcatggggctccagtggggactccattgttctgctgggggacttcaacgcacacgtgggcaatgatggagacacctgagaggcgtgattgggaggaacggcctcctgatctaaaccagagtggttgtttgttgttggacttctgtgctagtcatggattgtctatacttgaacaccatgttcgaacatagggatgctcataagtgtacctggtaccagagcacccctaggccaaggtcaatgatcgattttataatcgtttcatctgatctgaggccgtatgttttggacactcgggtgaagagaggggcagagctgtcaaccgatcaccatctggtggtgagttgggtcagagggtggggaagactctggacagacctggtaagcccaaacgtgtagtgcgggtaaattgggaacgtctggaggaggccctgtccaacagactttcaactcacacctccgggcggagctttcgtgcatccctgtggaggctgggggcattgaacccgagtggacaatgttcaaagtttccattgctgaagctgcagcgaggagctgtggtcttagggtcttaggtgcctcaggggcggtaacccacgaacaccgtggtggacaacggtggtcagggaagccgtccgactgaagaaggagtctttccgggatatgttatcccggaggactcggaggcagttgcagggtaccgaagggcccgaagggctgcagcctctgccgtgaaagaggcaaagcagcgggtgtgggagaagtttggagaagacatggagaaggactttcggtcggcaccaaagtgcttctggaaaactgttcgccacctcaggagggggggggaaccatccaagctgtgtacagtaaggatgggacactgttgacctcaactgaggaggtaatagggcggtggaaggagcactttgcagaactcctgaatccgactaatacgccctctatgttagaggcagagctggaggataatgggggattgtcgtcgatttcccaggcggaagtcactgatgtagtcaaacaactacacagtggcaaagccccgggattgatgagatccgtccagaaatgctcaaggctctgggtgtggaggggctgtcctggttgacacgccttttcaacattgcgtggaagtctgggacggtgccaaaggagtggcagactggggtggtggttcccctttttaaaaagggggaccagagggtgtgtgccaattataggggtatcacacttctcagcctccctggtaaagtctactccaaggtgctggaaaggagggttcgccaatagtcgaacctcgggttgaggaggaacaatgcggattccgtcctggtcgtggaacaacggaccagctcttcactcgcaaggatcctggagggagcctgggagtatgcccaaccggtctacatgtgttttgtggatttggagaaggcgtatgaccgggtcccccgggagatactgtgggaggtgctgcggggagtatggggtgaggggtctcttctcagggccatccaatctctgtacaaccaaagcgagagctgtgtccgggttctcggtagtaagtcggactcttttcaggtgagggttggcctccgccagggctgcgctttgtcaccaatcctgtttgtagtatttatggacaggatatcgaggcgtagtcggggtggggaggggttgcagtttggtgggctggggatctcatcgctgctctttgcagatgatgtggtcctgatggcatcatcggcctgcgaccttcagcactcactggatcggttcgcaaccgagtgtgaagcggttgggatgaggatcagcacctctaaatctgaggccatggttctcagcaggaaaccgatggaatgccttctccaggtagggaatgagtccttaccccaagtgaaggagttcaagtatcttggggttgtgttcgcgagtgaggggacaatggagcgggagattggtcggagaatcgggcgcagcgggtgcggtattgcattcaatctatcgcaccgttgtggacgaaaagagagcttagccagaaggcaaagctctcgatctaccggtcagttttcgttcctaccctcacctatggtcatgaaggctgggtcatgaccgaaagaacgagatccagggtacaagcggctgaaatgggtttcctcaggagggtggctggcgtctcccttagagatagggtgagaagctcactcatccgtgaggagctcggagtagagccgctgctcctttgcgtcgaaaggagccagttgaggtggttcgggcatctggtaaggatgccccctgggcgcctccctagggaggtgttccaggcacgtccagctgggaggaggcctcggggaagacccaggactaggtggagggattatatctccaacctggcctgggaacgcctcgggatcccccagtcggagctggttaatgttgctcgggaaagggaagtttggggtcccctgctggagctgctccccccgcgacccgacaccggataagcggacgaagatggatggaagatggatggatgttcaACCCCTTCACagtaaaccttttttttgtactttaatgAGATAAACACATAAGACTATAAGACAGCAGAAGAAGAATCCATCTTCCCCGGTGATTAAATTATGCTCGCTCGATCTGCATAAATCTAATTTATCAACAGAGCGCCGATGCAAAGGACACCACACAATTAGAGGCAAACAGTTTTATCTGGAGAATATGCACCTCCAGCTGAAAAGCAGAGCCATTCTAAGTAGCTACCCAGTCACTTGAGGAGACAACTGAAATGAAAGAGAATAGTCTTTAACAAGATGCGGGAGCTCAATAAAAAGGCAAACATTCCTCCGGGCGCTCGGAGTAAAGGGGAATACACAATCATCTCCTTTCTGATGTGGTGGGGTTAGAGAGGAGGGATGGGGCTCACTTCCCGGCTAGGACAATCAGACCATAGAGGACGCCCTTAACTTTATTTGTTCCACTTGATGGTCATAAAGGAATCATACTCACTGATTCGCCATTAAGTCAGCAGGTTTCTGAGAGCTGTGCCCTCCTTTACATCCAACGCACTGCTCTCTGAGGCTTCTCTGGATTTTTATGTCGCCTCCAAGCACCAATATGTGCAGAGTGAGGACATTTATTTCACatgtaatataaaatacatgATGAAATAAAGAGTATATTGAATTCAGGCTTTAATAATAGTCAAAAATCAAAAGAATATGCtgccaaataaaatgtatagacAGTTAAAGTAAAGTGACAAAATCCGATTTTATTTGCACTTCAGCTGCAATGGTTAgtcgattaattaattatttgatTGACGCAACTATCATGTTAATTAATtcattgttttattcattttgtcCCAGTTTCTCACATGTAAGGATTAGTTGCTTTTCTTTATCATATATgaaagtaaactgaatatccTTGGGTTTTTGGACTGATTgtcaaattaaacaaacaatttgAGTACATCACCTTGGGATATTTTAGGTATTTTTCACAATATTcgtacattttatagacaaaaatgAATCAATTAATTGAAAGACTAATTATTAGTCatcgataattaaattaatcattagttgcagctcttATTTGCACTGAAAACGATAAATTACTTAATTCAGGTCTCAAATATGTTCATTTTAGTTGACCTTTGGCAAAGAACTGATTGAATTTCACCTCATCTTTACAATTTTTCCCAGCCAAATAAAATGAATGGACAGCTAAAGTAAACTGTGGCAAACCCATATTTTATTTGCACTGAATATAATAAACAATTCAATTAAGGCCTCAAATAAGTTAATTCTAGTTTACTCTTGGGCATGAACAAATCAATCTATCTTATCTTCACAATAGTTCAGCACAGagattgctctttttttttaatctaattgCAAAACACCCACAGTCTATCTACGGTACCTGCATTTGGCATCTGTGGGATTCACAACTTACACATAACAGTGTGACTATTAACAGTCTCCCCACCTAACAAACATTTGATCTCACATTCGTTAACACATCCTCTAATAGCAGTATGCTTTAAAACAAATGAGTTCCTGCTCCTtcccctccctttctcctcccACTATCATCAAATATTCATGTTGGAGGGGAAAGCATTTAACATGTTGTTGTAATCTGAGAAATCAGTCATGCAGTTAATTGTTGTTGTAAAAGGGGAAATCTCGCAAGATTATGAAGCTAATTGGCATTATGTATTCATTGTTATTCCGCTCTGACACTAGTATGATAAAGTGTTGCCCATggaataaaactataaaaaaaaaagaacataaagtGAGTGAGGACAAACAGCGTCACTATTAGAGTTTAGAGTCCCCTCTCGATGGCACTTTCCTTTTATGAGGCAAATGATCTGAATAATAGGACCTGCTGCTTGTAATGTTTCCACATTAGGTCATGGCTGAGGTTTCCGCAGTGGACCTGTGGCTGTGGTTTGTATCCTCTTGGTTGCACCTGCTTTACAGCAAAGTTTCTGAAGAGCCCTGGAGCCACCTGGCCCAACCCACAGTGCGGCGGTGAGCACCTGGAATAGCACAACGATGACTCACAGCGAAGAGTGTCTACCTACAGGGGAGTTCAGCCCCTCGCAGCGAGAAAAACAAGTGTCTATTTGTCAGATCACATCTTTCAGGTCAGCAACTTTTGGGCATTAGGGCAAATGGGAACACACCGGGGTTTGTTAGAAAGAGTTCAACTTTGACTGTAACCCTTAAGGCGTTGCACTTTTTGTGCTCTAATCTCTATCTGCCAAAAGTAGACAGCATATGGtaaaagacaataaaatgtAGCCTGAGGAAGTCTATTTAATCTTTGATGGCAAGCATCCCAGAAATTCAAGGAGGTTGTCAAAGCAAATGCAAATTTGAGCTTTTTGTGAAAACATATTAAAATCTGAATGCCCTGTGCCCCTGCAGTGATTGTTATGAttgaaaagatttaaaaaacattttccttatGTTACATATATTGATGACATGAGATTAGGATTACTTTCTAAAGAGAACTACATTCTTGCATTTAAACTTTACACACACTTAGGTAAAGAAAGTCATGGGCCCTCAAAGGGTATAACAAGTGAGTGCAGATCAATATAGCTAGTATGTGTTAAATTTCAAGATTGTTTGATGTCTGGACAGGTTCACAGGGAACAGGTTCAGGCCTGATTCAGAGCAGAGTCACATCTCTCCTCATTTTTACATAACCACAACATGAGATGGTGCAAGCTGTATTAAATATCATTTACTTTTGTGCAAGTTATACCATTTAAAGCGTGTAACAATCACGGAATGCTGCTGAGTCCTGCTGAAAGAGGAGGATCATACACCAAAAGCTTCACAGATGTAAAGCAATTTGAAGGATGCCAAAAATTATAACAAAATGTCATGAAACTTTATTTCTTAAAGTGtcatgaaaatatgaaaatatcaAAATCATTCAGCATCACAGTTTTCACTGTAAATATACAATCATCTCAGTCACGCTTACAttcaatatataaaaatataacagGAAActgttgttgaataatacatatCATTGCCAAATAAAACTGAGGCActtgagaaaatgtattttgctGGTTGAGTGCTGGCAAACTGGTTTCTAATGTGCAAAAAAGTTATATTTTCACCTTAAAAAATAAGTTTGCACTTGTTCCCTAAGAAACGATGGCTTCAGTATTCCTCTAGTTATATGTATACTGTCATTCATAATGCGCCTTTTGGTATCGTTTGTGTGGTGCGTATAAAGAAAAGTGGAGGACTGCATAACAGCCATTGAGAGACATTTGTACAAAACACTGCAGATAACATTGTGAAGGCATATAAAACATTCTAGACATGCAGGAAAGTGCATGAATAGCACAGGTAGGTGAGTACACGGCATGACAAAGCTCGACAGCGATTGCAATCACAGAAACACTGCTTGAAACGAGAAGCACGTGAGCACCGAGCTATTTCTCACTCTGAAATGAAATGGACTGTtcctagaagaagaaaaagtcaGCATATTTGGGAACAAAGCCCCTTCGATGTGATTCCCTGACAGTTCTCCTGGAAAAATAAAGAAGCaacagagtttgttttttttctctggtaGTGGAAAAGTATCCCAGTTCAGTGTGCTACACAACAACCAGATTCCTCATGCTTGTGCAAGAGAGACATCCTGGAGAAGGTTTTGGAGCAGTTCTTGCATTGGTATTTTTTCACATCCGAATGGGTCTGTAGGTGAGCCCTGAGATTGGACCTGTCCGCAAAAGCCCTGTTGCAGTGAGGGCAGGAGAATGGCTTCTCTCCTGTTGAGAGGGAaatgagaaagaaaacactgttaaaGATACACAAACATATGTGACTAAAAATGTTACAGGCATCTATTGGCCTATTACTTTTGGCTGGTTGCAACACAGTGTGTAAGACAAACGCACTCTATTCTGTTGCTGATTGATTGTGACATTTGTCcaaaaaaagcaatatttttcttttgaacACACAGCCAAACCTACAGGAAGTAATACCATTCTGAGAGTTGAACATTTTCCCAGCAATATCAGCCTCACTACAAAACTGTTGTAAGATGTGAAACATGGTCTAAAGGCTGATCAATCATGTACTAAGTTGAACACAATTAGTCTGTGCCTGCAAAAGCCCATTCTGCCTCTTCACACAGAAGGCCCCTCTGTTATTTCCCCATCCACTCACCGGTGTGCGTCCTGATGTGTCCTTGGAGCAGCCACGGTCTGGAGAAAGCTTTCCCGCATATTTTGCAAACACAAGGCAACGTGTGAGTCCTGATGTGCATTTTGAGAGCTCCCAGGCTCACATACTCCTTCTCGCAGTATTTACAACTGAAGGATTTCCTCGTTTGGGCGTCGCAGTGCAGCTGTTTATGCTTCAGCAGTCCAGAGTACGTGGAGTAGGACTTGCTACACAAACTACATTGGAATTTCTCTGCGTCCACTCCGTGAGGGTCTGTCAGCTTGGGCAGCATCTGCTCGTCTTCATCACTCCTCGGGCTTTCAGAGCCACTATGGTCTTTAGAGGATGTGTCGGAGAGCGATGAGGGGTATCCAGAGATGGGAGAGAGGTCACTAGGGAGCGGCGACAGCGGCAAGTTGCTGGTAGTCCACACTGTGATGGGGCTGTACGCTGCCGGGCTCAGGATCTCCGGCTGGGGGATGACAGGCAGGGGAAGACTCCTGTAGATGTGCGGCGTGATGAACactgaaaataaagaaagtaaaATGGTCATGTGTTGGCTGTCATCGCTTGAGGAGTGAAGAGCACAGATTTCAAAGCCGGCCAATAAAGTTTCAAAActtttgcaataaaaaaacaaacaaaaacgcGACTACATGTAAGAACATAAACACTTAAAGTCGGACAGGtccttttactttgaaaacttTACCTGTTGGGCTCTCCAGCTCACTATAATTTGGCTTCTTTGCGGAGTTTATATGTTTCTTGACCAGAAAAGAGCGTGGCATCTTGGAAAACAAGTGGACAACTTTTGGCAAACTTTTTTCTTGGAAAATATAGCGGCGAGTTTACTTTGTGAAGACGGAAATCCTTAATGCTTATGTCCAGTGAGTGTCATGGTGCGGCGCTGCGCTCTTGGAAACAGTGCAGTGAGTAGCGGTAAAGAGCTGTAAATACTCCCCATCAGGTGCATGGGAGGAGCCACCCACTACCATTTACA
It encodes the following:
- the snai2 gene encoding zinc finger protein SNAI2, with amino-acid sequence MPRSFLVKKHINSAKKPNYSELESPTVFITPHIYRSLPLPVIPQPEILSPAAYSPITVWTTSNLPLSPLPSDLSPISGYPSSLSDTSSKDHSGSESPRSDEDEQMLPKLTDPHGVDAEKFQCSLCSKSYSTYSGLLKHKQLHCDAQTRKSFSCKYCEKEYVSLGALKMHIRTHTLPCVCKICGKAFSRPWLLQGHIRTHTGEKPFSCPHCNRAFADRSNLRAHLQTHSDVKKYQCKNCSKTFSRMSLLHKHEESGCCVAH